In Hahella sp. HNIBRBA332, the genomic window ATGGCGAGGACAAGATTATGTTCTTGTAACCATTTGTTTTTCAAGCGATAGAGCGTATGGAACGTCAAGAAGTGGGTCTGAAAAAGGTCCAGTGGAGATTGCAGGCAGTTCTCAGAAAAAATGCTATGTGGCGGCAGGGTCAGTTGTTTGATTAGGTCGTGTTCGGAAATCATTGCCGGGCCGGGGAGTAGAATCTCTGCGACGGCTTGTTCCAGTTTTTGCGTGAGATAGCGCCAACTGGTCGGTTCGCGGGAACCTTCCGTACCTGCTAAGGTCAAATCCTCTGGTATGTCTGGATGATCAAAACTCATGAGCGTAAGACTATTTTTAATCCTGATTTTTATGGGCTGGTTGTCGGGCGAAGCCATTGCGGCGCCGAAGGCCGAGTATTGGGGCCTGTGGGACAAGGCCAATGAGCGAAACCCTGCTTTGCTAGATCATAGCACTTGGACCCGTCTTCTGCAGACCCGCCTTAGTGATGATGGGGACGGCTTCGCCAGATTGTCGTACGGCAGGTTTACGACGGAAGAGAAGCGTCAGCTGGATGACTACATTGCCTCACTGACGGCCGTTGATCCCCGCGAGTATTCCAGAGATACGCAAATGGCGTACTGGATCAACTTATATAACGCCCTGACCGTGCAGCTGGTGCTGCAACATTATCCGGTAGACAGCATTAAGGAGATTGGCGGCGGCTGGTTTCATTTTGGACCCTGGGACGATGTCATCACCTATGTGCAAGGTCAGGCGCTGACATTGAACGATATCGAGCACCGAATTCTGCGCCCCATTTGGAAAGACAAACGCATCCACTATGCAGTCAACTGCGCCAGCCTCGGCTGCCCCAATCTTCTTCCTGAAGCCTTCGACCCCAATCGCCTGGAAGAACAATTAAATAACGCCGCGCAAAACTTCATCCGTCATCCCAAAGGTGTGGCTTTCGTTAAAGACGGCTTGCGGCTTTCCACTATCTATGACTGGTATCAAAGCGACTTCGGCTCCAGACAAGAACTTCTTGATCATCTCACCAAGTACTCCGTGGAGCCGGAAAAGAGCCGCCTGAGCAATTATCGAGGCGGCATCGAATACGCCTATGATTGGAAGCTGAATGATGCGCGTTAGGGGAGGCCTTGGTTCCACGTAAACTTAACATTCACTGTTTACAGACTGAACAAAAACTGCACTGGCGTTATGCGGGGGGATTTAGGCTATAATGCGCACCCGTTAACCGGAGGTAGTGAGATATGACGGCGGCTTTTAAGTCAGAGATGGCGCAGCGCGATCGCTTGGAGTTGAACAAACTGAGAAAACTGCTGCGGCGTGAAGTCGGCAGGGCGATTGCTGATTTCAATATGATTGAGGATGGCGACAAGGTGATGTGCTGCCTCAGTGGCGGTAAAGACTCTTACGCCATGCTGGACATCCTGTTGAATCTGAAAAAGCACGCGCCTATCAGCTTTGAAGTTATTGCGGTCAACCTGGACCAGAAACAACCCGGTTTTCCGGAGCATGTCCTGCCTGAGTATCTGAGCTCCCTGGGCGTTGAGTATTACGTCAT contains:
- a CDS encoding DUF547 domain-containing protein: MSVRLFLILIFMGWLSGEAIAAPKAEYWGLWDKANERNPALLDHSTWTRLLQTRLSDDGDGFARLSYGRFTTEEKRQLDDYIASLTAVDPREYSRDTQMAYWINLYNALTVQLVLQHYPVDSIKEIGGGWFHFGPWDDVITYVQGQALTLNDIEHRILRPIWKDKRIHYAVNCASLGCPNLLPEAFDPNRLEEQLNNAAQNFIRHPKGVAFVKDGLRLSTIYDWYQSDFGSRQELLDHLTKYSVEPEKSRLSNYRGGIEYAYDWKLNDAR